One segment of Dermochelys coriacea isolate rDerCor1 chromosome 5, rDerCor1.pri.v4, whole genome shotgun sequence DNA contains the following:
- the ZNF462 gene encoding zinc finger protein 462 isoform X7 gives MEVLQCDGCDFRAPSYEDLKAHIQDVHTAFLQPTDVSEESPSQPRSGSMNASNQTEVEFSSVKDEFTIADEIAGQNAAQMGTGSYYSHSQSFYSQHMAPNPKPTNKFFQCKFCVRYFRSKNLLIEHTRKVHGTQAGGSSVGPPAAGSLNYNIMMHEGFGKVFSCQFCTYKSPRRARIIKHQKMYHKNNLKESSTPTTATAAISESASASVPVQESCKELPAEVVERSILESMVKPLTKSRGNFCCEWCSYQTPRRERWCDHMMKKHRSMVKILSSLRQQQDGTGLPDVQNKSAPNSAPNSNYISMNATGREMPNANVSNFRGSMSNSLIRPNSSTSSKFSSVSYPQMKPKSPHNSGMVNLSDRSRYGIADMTNSSADLETNSMLNDSSSDEELNEIDSENGLNSMDHQTSGMSAEQLMGSDGNKLLETKGIPFRRYMNRFQCPFCPFLTMHRRSISRHIENIHLSGKTAVYKCDECPFTCKSSLKLGAHKQCHTGTTSDWEAVNSQSESIASSLNESTVSYESGNINGRKSGGMMESVQQQQQQSPQPHSQHPYKCTLCNYSTTTLKGLRVHQQHKHSFCDNLPKYEGPSSNAPQESEADAHAASSTVKKSQTSILGLSSKNNFVAKTSRKLTNDFPLDLSPVKKRTRIDEIASNLQSKINQNKQQEDAVINVEDDEEEEEDNEVEIEVELDKEEEQTEPLMEVSSSYAPQQMWGRDTNDSQKETSFRNIPHDYNSTNGAEIELTLSEDEEDYYCSSVNMKDHQGPNASLLGSQSSMYDQNSENAEFNDSGRLYYCKHCDFSNKSARSVSTHYQRMHPYIKFSFRYILDPNDHSAVYRCLECYIDYTNFEDLQQHYGEHHPEAMNVLNFDHSDLIYRCRFCSYTSPNVRSLMPHYQRMHPTVKINNAMIFSSYVVEQQEGLNAESQTLREILNSAPKTMATSTPVARGAGVPATFNKNASKSFSPECENQKEPSVNSVVVYDCDVCSFASPNMHSVLVHYQKKHPEEKASYFRIQKTMRVVSVDRGSALAQLSFELGTSISPKLSNMASQPPPPPPPPPDLTTELYYCKHCSYSNRSVVGVLVHYQKRHPEIKVTAKYIRQTPPTAAMMRGGEMPPGIQRPPASMQLNRGSSESSVAPLENEMFFCQHCDYGNRTVKGVLIHYQKKHRDFKANADVIRQHTATIRSLCDRGQKKLSSSMPAPTSNAERDKAKLRALKCRQCSYTSPYFYALRKHIKKDHPSLKATVTSILRWAFLDGLIEAGYHCEWCIYSHTEPSGLLVHYQRRHPEHYVDYTYMATKLWAGPDPSPPALVMPSEAKTYKCRDCIFEASSIWDITNHYQAFHPWAMNGDESVLLDIIKEKDAAEKAGIQSDEVGTRVNSEDQITTSQMEQDVDCTEDSSLPQEKNVQLASANPAISSTPYQCTVCQSEYNNLHGLLTHYGKKHPGMKVKAADFAQDIDINPGAVYKCRHCPYINTRIHGVLTHYQKRHPSIKVTAEDFVHDVEQSNDMSQNDVEETSRIFKQGYGAYRCKLCPYTHGTLEKLKIHYEKYHNQPEFDVFAQSPPKVSASLEPESTPEIKASPEIVVEDIGEVTVPASHFSSSHLVSHTVFRCQLCKYFCSTRKGIARHYRIKHNNVRAQPEGKNNLFKCALCSYTNPIRKGLAAHYQKRHDIDAYYTHCLAASRTVSDKPSKVIIPSPPKDTSPQLSEELRRAVEKKKCSLCSFQSFSKKGIVSHYMKRHPGVFPKKQHASKLGGYFTAVYADEHEKQILGEERNDFEKSEVENEAQEIEWLPFRCIKCFKLSFSTAELLCMHYTDHHSKDLKRDFTILGCGTRSQSSAYQCKHCDSKLHSVAELTSHLNSHNEEFQKRAKRQERRKQLLSKQKYADGAFADFKQERTFGHLEDVSKFKERKVVGYKCKFCVEVHPTLRAICNHLRKHVQYGNVSSVTATVKQEAEDSSNTTLEGFEGAKDHGMVEFTEAESGASLEDETRPGGYHCSQCDRVLMSMQGLRSHERSHLALAMFTREDKYSCQYCSFVSAFRHNLDRHMQTHHGHHKPFRCKLCPFKSSYNSRLKTHILKAHAGEHAYKCSSCSFSTMTISQLKEHSLKVHGKALTLPRPRIVSLVASLAQHASKNHTPAEEVEDSNELHPGQSEGLDICSNQKLCGQSLWWASPLPCWFWRTVR, from the exons ATGGAGGTGCTGCAGTGCGATGGCTGTGATTTTCGAGCTCCATCCTATGAAGACCTTAAAGCTCACATTCAAGATGTTCACACTGCTTTTTTGCAGCCAACAGATGTTTCTGAGGAAAGTCCTAGCCAGCCAAGGTCTGGGTCCATGAATGCTAGCAACCAGACAGAGGTCGAATTTTCTTCTGTAAAGGATGAATTTACAATTGCAGATGAAATTGCAG ggCAAAATGCAGCTCAAATGGGGACTGGAAGTTATTATAGCCATAGCCAGAGTTTTTATAGCCAGCACATGGCCCCAAATCCTAAACCAACAAACAAGTTTTTCCAGTGCAAATTCTGTGTGCGTTACTTCAGATCCAAAAACCTTCTCATAGAACATACCCGAAAAGTGCATGGCACACAAGCTGGAGGGAGCTCGGTGGGACCGCCTGCTGCTGGATCGTTAAATTACAACATCATGATGCATGAGGGGTTTGGCAAAGTTTTCTCTTGCCAGTTCTGCACCTACAAATCGCCACGGCGTGCAAGGATTATTAAGCACCAGAAAATGTATCACAAAAATAATCTAAAGGAGAGTTCAACTCCCACTACTGCCACAGCTGCCATATCTGAATCTGCATCTGCATCCGTGCCGGTGCAGGAATCCTGCAAGGAGCTGCCTGCTGAAGTAGTAGAGCGTAGCATCTTGGAATCCATGGTCAAGCCTTTAACAAAGTCTAGGGGCAACTTTTGCTGCGAATGGTGTAGCTATCAGACCCCTCGAAGGGAACGCTGGTGTGACCACATGATGAAGAAGCATCGCAGCATGGTAAAAATACTGTCAAGCCTGAGACAGCAACAGGATGGAACCGGTTTGCCTGATGTGCAGAACAAAAGTGCACCGAACTCTGCCCCAAACTCCAACTATATCTCTATGAATGCTACAGGACGTGAGATGCCGAATGCCAACGTCTCAAACTTCAGAGGCTCTATGAGTAACTCCCTTATCAGACCCAATTCTTCTACATCTTCAAAGTTTTCTTCTGTGTCTTATCCTCAAATGAAGCCTAAGTCACCTCATAACTCTGGTATGGTTAATTTGTCCGACAGATCCCGCTATGGAATAGCTGACATGACAAATTCTTCTGCTGACCTGGAAACTAATAGTATGCTAAATGACTCTAGCTCTGATGAAGAGCTAAATGAAATAGACAGTGAGAATGGCTTGAACTCCATGGATCACCAGACCTCAGGAATGTCTGCAGAGCAGCTGATGGGATCTGATGGTAACAAATTATTGGAAACAAAGGGGATACCCTTTAGAAGATACATGAACAGGTTCCAGTGTCCTTTTTGCCCTTTCCTCACTATGCACCGCCGAAGCATCTCCCGCCATATTGAGAACATCCACCTCTCTGGGAAGACGGCTGTATACAAGTGCGATGAATGTCCTTTCACTTGTAAGAGTTCATTAAAACTTGGAGCTCATAAACAATGTCATACAGGTACAACATCAGACTGGGAGGCTGTGAATTCCCAGAGTGAAAGCATAGCCTCCTCTCTGAATGAAAGCACAGTGTCTTATGAAAGCGGAAATATAAATGGCAGGAAGTCAGGGGGAATGATGGAATCtgtgcagcagcaacagcagcagtcaCCTCAACCCCACTCGCAGCACCCCTATAAATGCACGCTGTGCAACTACTCCACAACTACTTTGAAAGGTCTCCGAGTTCATCAACAACACAAGCATTCTTTTTGTGATAACTTGCCAAAATACGAGGGACCGTCATCCAATGCTCCGCAAGAGAGTGAGGCGGATGCCCATGCTGCCTCCAGCACTGTGAAGAAAAGCCAGACCTCAATCCTTGGGTTATCATCTAAAAATAACTTTGTAGCTAAGACCTCTCGAAAACTGACAAATGACTTTCCCCTAGATCTATCACCTGTGAAGAAGCGAACTAGAATCGATGAAATAGCGAGCAACCTACAGAGCAAAATTAACCAAAACAAGCAACAAGAAGATGCAGTGATTAACGTAGAGGAtgacgaagaggaggaggaagacaatgAAGTGGAGATAGAAGTAGAATTGGACAAGGAAGAAGAACAAACAGAGCCATTGATGGAGGTGTCTAGTTCCTATGCACCCCAGCAAATGTGGGGAAGAGATACTAATGATTCTCAGAAGGAGACTAGTTTCAGGAATATACCACATGATTATAATTCCACCAACGGGGCAGAAATTGAGCTAACTTTATCTGAAGATGAGGAAGATTATTATTGCTCTTCTGTCAACATGAAGGATCATCAAGGGCCTAATGCATCTCTTCTGGGCAGCCAGTCGAGTATGTATGATCAAAACAGTGAAAATGCAGAGTTTAATGATTCCGGGCGGCTTTATTATTGCAAACACTGTGACTTTAGCAACAAATCTGCGAGGAGTGTTAGCACCCACTACCAACGGATGCATCCTTACATTAAGTTCAGCTTTAGGTATATATTGGACCCTAACGATCACAGTGCTGTGTACAGATGCCTTGAATGTTACATTGACTACACCAACTTTGAAGACCTGCAGCAGCATTATGGTGAGCATCATCCTGAAGCTATGAATGTACTCAACTTTGATCATTCTGATCTGATCTACCGCTGCCGCTTTTGTTCTTACACTAGCCCAAACGTTAGAAGCTTGATGCCACACTACCAAAGAATGCACCCAACTGTTAAAATTAACAATGCAATGATATTTTCAAGCTATGTAGTCGAGCAGCAAGAAGGGTTAAATGCAGAGTCGCAAACACTGAGAGAGATCTTGAATTCTGCTCCCAAGACCATGGCAACTTCCACCCCGGTGGCCCGCGGGGCTGGAGTTCCTGCTACATTTAACAAAAATGCTTCAAAGAGTTTTAGTCCAGAATGTGAAAATCAGAAAGAGCCTTCAGTTAATAGCGTTGTGGTATATGACTGTGATGTGTGTTCGTTTGCAAGCCCTAACATGCATTCTGTTCTGGTGCATTATCAGAAAAAACACCCTGAAGAAAAGGCTTCATATTTCAGGATTCAGAAGACCATGCGGGTGGTGTCTGTCGACAGGGGTTCTGCCCTGGCTCAACTGTCCTTTGAGCTGGGAACTTCCATCTCCCCAAAACTCTCCAACATGGCTTCACagccaccacctcccccaccaccaccaccagaccTCACCACTGAACTCTACTACTGCAAGCACTGTTCATATAGCAACCGCTCGGTGGTGGGAGTGCTCGTCCACTATCAGAAAAGGCATCCAGAAATAAAGGTCACTGCGAAATACATTAGACAGACGCCCCCCACAGCAGCAATGATGAGGGGTGGTGAAATGCCACCTGGCATTCAGAGGCCACCAGCGTCTATGCAGCTGAACAGGGGCAGCTCTGAGAGCTCTGTGGCTCCCCTTGAGAATGAAATGTTCTTCTGTCAGCATTGTGACTATGGAAATCGGACCGTTAAAGGTGTGCTCATTCATTATCAAAAGAAGCATCGTGACTTCAAAGCCAATGCAGATGTGATCAGACAGCACACAGCCACAATTAGGAGCCTTTGCGATCGTGGCCAGAAAAAATTGTCCAGCAGCATGCCTGCGCCCACTTCCAATGCAGAGCGGGACAAGGCTAAACTAAGAGCTCTCAAATGCCGGCAGTGTTCCTACACGTCGCCTTATTTTTATGCACTGAGGAAGCATATTAAGAAAGACCATCCAAGTCTGAAGGCCACAGTTACATCCATTTTACGATGGGCATTTTTGGATGGCTTAATAGAAGCTGGTTATCACTGTGAATGgtgtatttattcacacacagagCCTAGCGGTTTGCTCGTGCATTACCAAAGGAGACATCCTGAGCATTATGTTGACTATACATACATGGCCACTAAACTCTGGGCAGGTCCAGAtccttcccctccagccctaGTGATGCCGTCAGAGGCAAAAACCTATAAATGCAGAGACTGCATTTTTGAAGCATCTTCCATTTGGGATATTACTAATCACTATCAGGCTTTTCATCCTTGGGCCATGAATGGGGATGAATCTGTGTTGCTGGATATCATCAAGGAGAAAGATGCTGCTGAGAAAGCTGGCATCCAGTCTGATGAAGTTGGGACTAGGGTTAATTCTGAAGACCAGATAACCACATCACAGATGGAACAGGACGTGGACTGTACAGAAGACTCCAGCCTCCCCCAAGAAAAAAATGTGCAGCTGGCCTCTGCAAACCCTGCAATATCCTCCACGCCGTATCAGTGCACAGTATGCCAGTCTGAATACAATAACTTGCACGGCCTCCTGACACATTATGGCAAAAAACATCCTGGCATGAAAGTTAAAGCTGCAGATTTTGCACAGGACATAGACATTAACCCAGGAGCCGTGTACAAGTGCAGGCATTGTCCTTACATTAATACGCGCATCCACGGTGTCCTTACACACTACCAGAAACGGCATCCGTCAATAAAGGTCACCGCTGAGGATTTTGTGCATGACGTGGAGCAGTCTAATGACATGTCCCAGAATGATGTGGAAGAAACAAGTAGGATTTTCAAGCAAGGGTATGGTGCTTACAGATGCAAATTATGCCCTTATACCCATGGCACTTTGGAAAAGCTTAAAATTCACTATGAAAAATACCACAACCAACCTGAATTTGATGTGTTTGCGCAGTCACCACCAAAGGTGTCTGCCTCCTTGGAGCCGGAGAGTACCCCTGAAATAAAGGCTTCTCCGGAAATTGTTGTTGAGGACATCGGAGAAGTCACCGTGCCAGCTTCTCATTTCTCTAGCTCTCATCTCGTGTCTCACACAGTGTTCCGCTGCCAGCTGTGCAAATATTTCTGCTCCACCCGGAAGGGGATAGCCAGGCACTACCGCATCAAACACAACAATGTCCGGGCACAGCCAGAAGGCAAAAACAACCTCTTCAAATGTGCTTTGTGTTCCTACACAAACCCCATCCGCAAAGGGCTTGCAGCACACTACCAGAAACGGCACGACATTGATGCTTATTACACTCATTGCCTGGCAGCCTCCAGGACGGTAAGTGACAAGCCCAGTAAAGTGATCATTCCGTCTCCTCCCAAAGACACCTCTCCTCAGTTGAGCGAGGAGCTGAGGAGGGCAGTGGAAAAGAAAAAGTGCTCACTTTGTTCCTTCCAGTCCTTTAGCAAAAAAGGCATCGTGTCCCACTACATGAAGCGCCACCCTGGTGTTTTCCCTAAGAAGCAGCATGCGAGCAAGCTGGGGGGCTACTTTACTGCTGTGTATGCTGACGAGCATGAAAAGCAGATTCTaggagaggagagaaatgatTTTGAAAAGTCTGAGGTGGAGAATGAGGCTCAGGAAATCGAGTGGCTTCCTTTCAGGTGTATAAAATGTTTCAAACTGTCCTTCAGCACAGCCGAGCTGCTGTGTATGCATTACACTGACCACCACAGCAAGGATTTGAAGAGAGACTTTACCATACTGGGGTGTGGCACCCGCTCTCAGAGCTCTGCCTACCAGTGCAAGCACTGTGATAGTAAACTGCACAGCGTGGCAGAACTGACCTCACATTTGAACAGTCACAATGAGGAATTCCAGAAGCGTGCCAAACGTCAAGAGAGGAGGAAACAGCTTTTGAGCAAGCAGAAATATGCAGATGGTGCTTTTGCAGATTTCAAACAAGAGagg ACATTTGGTCACTTGGAAGATGTATCAAAATTTAAGGAGAGGAAAGTGGTTGgatacaaatgtaaattttgcGTGGAAGTTCATCCCACCCTTCGAGCCATCTGTAATCACCTTCGCAAGCATGTTCAGTATGGGAATGTCTCGTCTGTGACAGCTACCGTAAAG CAGGAAGCGGAAGATTCTTCAAACACAACTTTGGAGGGTTTTGAGGGAGCAAAAGACCATGGCATGGTGGAATTTACAGAAGCTGAATCTGGAGCATCCTTGGAAGATGAAACCAGGCCTGGGGGCTACCACTGCAGCCAGTGTGACCGGGTTTTGATGTCTATGCAGGGTCTGCGATCTCATGAGAGAAGTCATTTGGCTCTGGCCATGTTTACCCGTGAAGACAAGTACAGCTGCCAGTATTGCTCCTTTGTCTCTGCTTTCAGGCACAA TTTGGATCGCCATATGCAGACTCACCACGGACACCATAAACCATTCCGTTGCAAACTCTGCCCATTCAAGTCTTCCTATAATAGCCGCCTGAAAACTCATATACTCAAAGCTCATGCTG